The Rattus rattus isolate New Zealand chromosome 1, Rrattus_CSIRO_v1, whole genome shotgun sequence genome includes a region encoding these proteins:
- the LOC116913506 gene encoding dolichyl-diphosphooligosaccharide--protein glycosyltransferase subunit 4: protein MITDVQLAIFANMLGVSLFLLVVLYHYVAVNNPKKQE from the coding sequence ATGATCACGGACGTGCAGCTCGCCATCTTCGCCAACATGCTGGGCGTGTCGCTTTTCTTGCTTGTGGTCCTCTATCACTACGTGGCAGTAAATAACCCCAAGAAGCAGGAATGA